A stretch of Gemmatimonas aurantiaca T-27 DNA encodes these proteins:
- a CDS encoding efflux RND transporter periplasmic adaptor subunit, with protein MALGACKEQVRPQRPTPTVSVEPAAKGALPYIVVANGQVEPNRTVAVQSLVSGQLTRIAIAEGDEVSQGQVLFEIDPRPFRAELQRVQATLARDEATLVRARADSARFAALASDGYVTKQQLDQAFAEVSALSATVSANRASLDRARFDLENTVVKAPISGRTGQLLFRAGALVRASTDQLVTINELRPVLVRFPVPEKDFEEMRRRAGVDKPLAVKVTPNGADTTKSIKATLTFVDNQVDRTTGSVLLKARVPNEDRALWPGQFVSVGLQLDVEQNVITVPSIAVVTTGTTSFVYVMEDGKAKRTVVKPGRLAGSLIRVDSGLVGGEQVIIEGQTRLSDGASVRLRGEEGDRPRKADSGGGQRGGNGGAGSAANSPRGNGGQSGGQGGQAR; from the coding sequence ATGGCGCTCGGCGCCTGCAAGGAGCAAGTGCGTCCGCAGCGCCCGACGCCCACCGTTTCGGTAGAACCGGCAGCGAAGGGGGCGCTTCCTTATATCGTCGTTGCCAACGGCCAGGTCGAGCCGAACCGCACCGTCGCTGTGCAGTCGCTCGTGTCCGGTCAGTTGACACGTATCGCGATCGCTGAAGGCGATGAAGTCTCGCAAGGACAGGTGTTGTTCGAGATCGATCCTCGGCCTTTCCGCGCGGAACTGCAGCGGGTGCAAGCCACCCTGGCACGCGACGAGGCGACCTTGGTGCGTGCACGTGCCGACTCGGCGCGCTTTGCAGCACTCGCCAGCGACGGGTACGTCACGAAGCAGCAGCTCGATCAGGCCTTCGCTGAAGTGTCGGCGCTGTCCGCCACCGTGTCTGCCAACCGCGCCTCGCTCGATCGGGCACGATTCGATCTCGAAAACACCGTGGTCAAGGCGCCGATTTCCGGTCGCACCGGCCAGTTGTTGTTCCGCGCCGGCGCGCTCGTGCGCGCTTCCACCGACCAGCTCGTGACAATCAATGAGCTGCGTCCGGTGTTGGTGCGTTTCCCCGTGCCTGAAAAGGACTTCGAGGAGATGCGTCGCCGCGCGGGTGTCGACAAGCCGTTGGCGGTGAAGGTCACGCCCAATGGCGCCGACACGACCAAGTCGATCAAGGCCACTCTGACGTTTGTCGACAATCAGGTCGATCGCACCACCGGCTCGGTGCTGCTCAAGGCGCGCGTGCCCAATGAAGATCGCGCGCTGTGGCCCGGTCAGTTCGTGAGCGTCGGTCTGCAACTCGATGTCGAGCAGAACGTGATCACCGTGCCGTCCATTGCGGTGGTGACCACGGGCACGACGTCGTTTGTGTATGTGATGGAAGACGGCAAGGCGAAGCGCACGGTGGTGAAGCCGGGCCGCCTCGCCGGTTCGCTCATTCGTGTGGACAGTGGCCTGGTAGGTGGTGAGCAAGTCATCATCGAAGGGCAGACGCGCTTGTCCGATGGTGCGTCGGTGCGCCTGCGTGGCGAAGAAGGTGATCGCCCACGCAAGGCCGATTCCGGCGGTGGACAGCGTGGTGGTAACGGTGGTGCCGGCAGCGCGGCCAATTCGCCGCGGGGCAATGGCGGGCAGTCCGGAGGCCAGGGAGGCCAGGCGCGATGA
- a CDS encoding efflux RND transporter permease subunit, translating to MNISEIWIRRPVMTTLVMSAILIFGVLAYQRLPVSDLPTIDYPTITVSANLPGASPEVMAASVATPLEQQFATISGIDNITSGSSQGSTNVTIQFNLDRDIDKAAADVQSGISKALRQLPQGINPPSYNKANAADAPIMMYSLNSDVLSRTELNEYAETFIAQRLSTITGVAQVQVFGSAKYAVRVQLDPSALAQRGIGIDEVQSAINSGNSNSPAGVLMGPNQSFTLQATGQLKNAAEFRALVVAYRNGTPVRLGDLGNVFDGLQNMRGMSELNGRSNISLAIIRQPGANTVGTAKGVDAAMQEMLPQLPPSVQVETIFNRAESIEHSVWDVQFTLLLTVALVVMVIFLFLRNMRATIIPSLALPFSIIGTCIVMYALGFSLNNLTLMALTLAVGFVVDDAIVMLENIVRHMEMGKGPIRAALDGSREISFTILSMTLSLVAVFIPLLFMPGLVGRLFREFAVTIGVAILVSGFVSLTLTPMLAAKFLKGGEGHAATEGKWRSVERLYQGTEKLYVDSLNWVMRHRPLTMLFSALTLAATVVLFVIIPKGFLPSEDTGRLQGSVEGPEGIGYDALAAKVREVGAILTNNPNVKFALMSVGGGGGGGSNSGRIQLTLVDRAQRKHVDEVMRELTRATSGVPGVQVFFRNPPPINIGGRRGNSAYSVSLQGSDIAELYTAARALDQRMRELPGLENVSSDLQVGNPQVSVTIDRERASALGVTASQIENAMYNAYGQRQVSTIYTQVNQYQVILELLPEFQRDPASLSQLFIRSNTGNQVPLGAVATFTKGVGPQSVQHNGQQPAVSISFNTRPDVALGDAVNAVQQEAAAVLPTGVTAVLSGDTQAFAQAQSGLLALLVVAIFVIYVVLGILYESFIHPLTILSGLPFAAVGALATLMLFGKDLSVYAYVGVIMLIGLVKKNAIMMIDFAIEAERKEGMNPTDAILEAARVRFRPITMTTMAALMGTLPIAIGYGAGAESRQPLGLAVVGGLAFSQLITLYVTPVVYTYLDAFVKRREARRKRATSSTLEPATVAGD from the coding sequence ATGAACATCAGCGAGATCTGGATCCGGCGACCCGTCATGACGACGCTCGTCATGTCCGCCATCCTGATCTTCGGTGTGCTCGCGTATCAGAGGCTGCCGGTCAGCGATCTGCCCACGATCGACTACCCCACGATCACCGTCTCGGCCAACCTGCCCGGCGCAAGCCCGGAAGTCATGGCGGCGTCGGTGGCGACACCTCTCGAGCAGCAGTTCGCGACGATTTCCGGCATCGACAACATCACGTCGGGAAGCTCGCAGGGCAGCACCAATGTCACGATCCAGTTCAATCTCGATCGCGACATCGACAAGGCGGCTGCCGACGTACAGTCGGGCATTTCCAAGGCGCTGCGTCAGTTGCCGCAGGGGATCAACCCGCCCTCGTACAACAAGGCCAACGCGGCCGACGCGCCGATCATGATGTATTCGCTCAACTCCGACGTGCTTTCGCGCACGGAGCTGAACGAATACGCCGAGACATTCATTGCGCAGCGCTTGAGCACCATCACCGGTGTGGCGCAGGTGCAGGTGTTCGGTTCGGCCAAGTACGCCGTGCGCGTGCAGCTCGACCCGAGCGCACTCGCGCAGCGTGGTATCGGCATCGACGAAGTACAGTCGGCCATCAACTCGGGCAACTCGAACTCACCGGCCGGCGTGCTGATGGGTCCGAACCAGTCGTTCACGCTGCAGGCCACCGGTCAGCTCAAGAACGCGGCGGAGTTCCGCGCGCTGGTCGTCGCCTATCGCAACGGTACGCCCGTGCGACTCGGCGATCTGGGCAACGTGTTCGACGGTCTGCAGAACATGCGTGGCATGAGCGAGCTCAATGGTCGCTCGAATATCTCGCTCGCCATCATCCGCCAGCCCGGTGCCAATACCGTGGGCACGGCGAAGGGTGTCGATGCGGCCATGCAGGAGATGCTGCCGCAGTTGCCGCCCAGTGTGCAGGTCGAAACCATCTTCAACCGCGCCGAGAGCATCGAACACTCGGTGTGGGACGTGCAGTTCACGCTGCTGCTGACGGTGGCGCTGGTCGTGATGGTGATCTTCCTGTTCCTGCGCAACATGCGCGCGACCATCATCCCGTCGCTGGCGCTGCCGTTCTCGATCATCGGCACCTGTATCGTGATGTACGCGCTGGGTTTCAGTTTGAACAACCTGACGCTCATGGCGCTCACCCTCGCCGTCGGCTTCGTGGTCGACGACGCCATCGTGATGCTCGAGAACATCGTGCGTCACATGGAAATGGGGAAAGGTCCCATACGCGCGGCGCTCGATGGCTCACGAGAAATCAGCTTCACGATTCTCTCGATGACGCTGTCCCTGGTGGCGGTGTTCATCCCGCTGCTGTTCATGCCGGGCCTGGTGGGCCGCCTGTTCCGTGAGTTCGCGGTGACGATCGGCGTGGCCATCCTCGTGTCCGGCTTCGTGTCGCTCACGTTGACGCCCATGCTGGCCGCCAAGTTCCTCAAGGGCGGCGAAGGTCATGCGGCCACCGAAGGCAAGTGGCGCTCGGTGGAGCGCCTCTACCAGGGCACGGAAAAGTTGTACGTCGATTCACTGAACTGGGTGATGCGGCACCGTCCGCTCACCATGTTGTTCAGCGCGCTGACGCTGGCCGCCACGGTGGTGCTGTTCGTCATCATTCCGAAGGGCTTCCTGCCGTCTGAAGATACCGGTCGTCTGCAGGGCTCCGTGGAAGGACCGGAAGGCATCGGGTATGACGCGCTGGCGGCGAAGGTGCGTGAAGTGGGTGCCATTCTCACCAACAATCCCAACGTGAAGTTCGCGTTGATGTCGGTGGGTGGCGGTGGTGGTGGTGGCAGCAACAGCGGCCGTATCCAGCTCACCCTCGTCGATCGCGCTCAGCGCAAGCACGTGGACGAAGTGATGCGTGAACTCACGCGCGCCACGTCCGGTGTTCCGGGGGTGCAGGTGTTCTTCCGCAACCCGCCACCGATCAACATCGGTGGACGTCGCGGCAACAGCGCCTACTCCGTCTCGCTGCAGGGCTCCGATATCGCCGAGTTGTACACGGCGGCGCGCGCCCTCGACCAGCGCATGCGTGAACTGCCTGGACTCGAAAACGTGTCCAGCGACCTGCAGGTGGGCAATCCGCAGGTGTCCGTCACGATCGATCGTGAACGTGCTTCGGCGCTCGGTGTGACGGCCAGCCAGATCGAAAACGCCATGTACAACGCCTACGGGCAGCGTCAGGTGTCCACGATCTACACGCAAGTCAATCAGTATCAGGTCATCCTCGAGTTGCTGCCGGAATTCCAACGTGATCCGGCGTCACTCAGCCAGTTGTTCATCCGCTCCAACACCGGCAATCAGGTACCGCTTGGTGCAGTGGCAACCTTCACCAAGGGTGTCGGGCCGCAGTCGGTGCAGCACAACGGTCAGCAGCCCGCTGTATCGATCTCGTTCAATACGCGACCGGACGTAGCGCTGGGTGATGCCGTGAATGCGGTGCAGCAGGAAGCGGCGGCCGTGTTGCCGACGGGTGTGACGGCGGTGCTGTCCGGTGACACGCAGGCCTTCGCGCAAGCACAGAGTGGTCTGTTGGCACTGCTGGTGGTCGCGATCTTCGTCATCTATGTGGTGCTGGGCATCCTGTACGAGAGCTTCATCCATCCGCTGACGATTCTCTCTGGCTTGCCGTTCGCAGCCGTGGGTGCCTTGGCGACACTGATGCTGTTCGGCAAGGACTTGAGCGTCTACGCCTATGTCGGTGTGATCATGCTCATCGGTCTCGTGAAGAAGAACGCGATCATGATGATCGACTTCGCGATCGAGGCCGAGCGCAAGGAAGGGATGAATCCTACCGACGCCATCCTCGAGGCGGCGCGTGTGCGATTCCGCCCGATCACGATGACCACGATGGCGGCGCTCATGGGTACACTGCCGATCGCCATCGGCTATGGCGCCGGTGCCGAGTCGCGTCAGCCGCTCGGACTCGCAGTGGTGGGCGGCTTGGCGTTCTCGCAGCTCATCACGCTGTATGTGACGCCGGTGGTGTACACCTATCTCGATGCCTTCGTGAAGCGCCGGGAAGCGCGTCGTAAGCGTGCGACCTCTTCCACGCTGGAGCCGGCGACGGTGGCGGGGGATTGA